Proteins found in one Actinomycetota bacterium genomic segment:
- a CDS encoding chorismate mutase: protein MSEIEEKIEKLRSQIDEVDQKIVEYLNKRAELVLAIKQLKIEGGLPHFDIEREREILEKVTLSNAGPLNKEAILKIYRRILRCMKTM, encoded by the coding sequence ATGAGCGAAATTGAAGAGAAGATTGAAAAATTACGAAGTCAAATAGACGAAGTAGATCAGAAAATTGTGGAGTATCTAAATAAAAGAGCCGAGCTCGTCTTGGCTATCAAACAACTCAAGATTGAGGGGGGACTCCCCCACTTCGATATCGAGCGGGAGAGGGAAATCCTGGAAAAGGTCACCCTCTCAAATGCGGGTCCCCTCAATAAGGAAGCCATCTTGAAAATCTATCGAAGAATACTCCGATGCATGAAGACCATGTGA
- the cas4 gene encoding CRISPR-associated protein Cas4 codes for MVRLDMIDVWDLSQYYYCPNKFYFYKVFGIETKTRSKMDFASEEHVKEKKRVKERKEIFGFKKDLVEKILFDVYLESKREQLKGRVDAVIILKDGNLIPIELKYSSFTNIQLNWRKQLIAYALLLAENYKKKVKQGVLYYTSQKRAEKIRFTDLDFDLLRKDIKKLHQILKKELKPAVLKSNKKCAYCELENICVE; via the coding sequence GTGGTAAGGTTAGACATGATTGATGTCTGGGATTTGAGCCAGTATTATTACTGTCCAAATAAATTCTACTTCTACAAGGTCTTTGGCATCGAGACTAAGACCAGATCAAAAATGGACTTTGCCTCCGAAGAGCATGTAAAAGAGAAGAAAAGAGTCAAAGAACGCAAAGAGATATTTGGTTTTAAGAAAGACCTTGTCGAAAAAATCTTATTCGATGTTTACCTTGAAAGCAAAAGAGAGCAGCTTAAAGGGAGGGTAGATGCAGTAATCATACTTAAGGACGGGAACCTCATCCCCATCGAATTGAAATACTCTTCATTCACAAACATCCAACTTAATTGGAGGAAGCAGCTCATTGCCTACGCTCTTCTCCTGGCTGAGAACTATAAAAAAAAGGTAAAACAAGGTGTGCTTTACTATACTTCGCAAAAGAGAGCTGAAAAGATTAGGTTCACTGATTTAGATTTTGATTTATTAAGAAAAGATATTAAGAAGTTACATCAGATTCTGAAGAAGGAATTAAAACCCGCTGTGTTGAAATCAAATAAGAAATGTGCATACTGTGAGCTTGAAAATATTTGTGTCGAGTGA
- a CDS encoding nitroreductase family protein, translating to MHEDHVTPILRAIKNRRSVREFTAREVSEQQLQQILEAGRWAPSGLNNQPWRFVVVKEKDLLEKVARHTRYPRILREANVIIAVFLDTDEMYDRTKDVQAIGACIQNMLLTIHEMGLGACWLGEILNQRAQVEKLLDVPKSFELMAVLAIGYPQLKERKSSRKPINDLVYKVFTH from the coding sequence ATGCATGAAGACCATGTGACTCCCATCCTGCGGGCGATCAAGAACCGACGCAGCGTACGCGAGTTCACCGCGCGAGAGGTTTCCGAGCAGCAGCTCCAGCAGATTTTAGAGGCTGGCAGATGGGCACCCTCCGGTCTCAACAATCAGCCCTGGAGATTTGTGGTTGTCAAGGAAAAGGATCTTCTCGAAAAAGTTGCCCGACATACAAGATATCCCCGGATCCTAAGGGAAGCCAATGTAATCATCGCTGTCTTTTTGGATACCGATGAGATGTACGATCGAACCAAGGATGTTCAAGCAATCGGGGCTTGTATCCAGAATATGCTCCTGACCATACATGAGATGGGATTGGGAGCCTGCTGGTTGGGAGAGATTTTAAATCAGCGGGCTCAAGTGGAGAAGCTCCTCGATGTCCCCAAAAGCTTTGAGCTCATGGCAGTCCTGGCAATCGGTTATCCTCAGCTTAAGGAGCGGAAAAGCTCCCGAAAGCCAATAAATGACCTGGTATATAAGGTCTTCACCCATTAA